Proteins from a genomic interval of Microbacterium phyllosphaerae:
- a CDS encoding MFS transporter yields the protein MTRSRTLGTLATVVGFLAFVEFTSGVLQGYYTPMLTDIARHLGIHDADVNWLEGTQLMLSALVVPAFAKLGDMVGHKRMLLISTALTAAAALVLPFTDSFPVFLIGWTLMGFYVVWLPLEIALIWSRSRRMEGRSSITAKAAGLLVAALEGGAIIGALVGGALIDVLPLTVVLLIPAVLIVVCFFVILFGVKESPDPTGGVFDTVGVVLISMALICFTGGLSLLRLEGGLVNPWSWAVVVLGLLLVIPFVLWELRCDDPLIDVRMFRSPALGPVFLTAGLFGVSVLGAQAPLSTFARTNPGVYGYGLGTTGFATSLIIGLYLIAMIAGALLFPVFARLLTPRITLMGASLLVGIGFLLFLPFHDSYLQVVTNMVVVGLGSGALVAALPAAAASAAPATQTGVATGLTNSVKTVGGAIASCVFGIALLNGASGAVEGTAGSFAGYITVWVVCGVTALVAAAILVFVPKEAFTDRTDAEAVTAPVV from the coding sequence ATGACGCGCAGTCGGACTCTGGGCACCCTGGCGACAGTCGTCGGGTTCCTGGCCTTCGTCGAATTCACCAGCGGTGTCCTGCAGGGCTACTACACGCCCATGCTCACCGACATCGCGCGGCACCTCGGCATCCACGATGCCGACGTCAACTGGCTCGAGGGCACGCAGCTCATGCTGTCGGCTCTCGTCGTGCCCGCGTTCGCGAAGCTCGGCGACATGGTCGGCCACAAGCGGATGCTGTTGATCTCGACCGCGTTGACCGCTGCGGCGGCGCTCGTCCTGCCCTTCACCGACTCGTTCCCCGTGTTCCTCATCGGCTGGACGCTGATGGGCTTCTACGTCGTGTGGCTGCCACTCGAGATCGCCCTGATCTGGTCGCGCTCGCGTCGCATGGAAGGGCGCTCGTCGATCACGGCGAAGGCCGCGGGGCTCCTGGTGGCGGCGCTCGAGGGCGGAGCGATCATCGGCGCTCTGGTGGGTGGCGCGCTCATCGATGTGCTGCCCCTCACGGTCGTGCTCCTGATCCCCGCCGTGCTCATCGTCGTGTGCTTCTTCGTGATCCTGTTCGGGGTCAAGGAGTCGCCCGATCCGACCGGCGGTGTCTTCGACACGGTCGGTGTCGTCCTCATCTCGATGGCGCTCATCTGCTTCACCGGTGGACTCAGCCTGCTGCGCCTCGAGGGCGGGCTGGTCAACCCGTGGTCGTGGGCCGTCGTCGTCCTCGGTCTTCTGCTCGTCATCCCGTTCGTGCTCTGGGAGCTCCGCTGCGACGATCCGCTCATCGACGTGCGCATGTTCCGTTCGCCGGCGCTCGGCCCCGTGTTCCTGACCGCCGGACTGTTCGGCGTGAGCGTCCTGGGCGCGCAGGCGCCGCTGTCGACCTTCGCTCGCACCAACCCGGGCGTGTACGGCTATGGACTCGGAACGACAGGCTTCGCGACCTCGCTGATCATCGGCCTGTATCTGATCGCGATGATCGCGGGTGCGCTGCTCTTCCCGGTGTTCGCCCGCCTCCTCACTCCGCGGATCACGCTGATGGGCGCATCCCTGCTGGTGGGCATCGGGTTCCTGCTGTTCCTTCCTTTCCACGACTCGTACCTGCAGGTCGTGACGAACATGGTCGTCGTCGGACTCGGATCCGGGGCACTCGTGGCGGCTCTTCCGGCCGCCGCGGCCTCGGCGGCTCCCGCCACGCAGACGGGCGTCGCGACCGGACTCACGAACTCCGTGAAGACGGTCGGTGGGGCGATCGCCTCGTGCGTCTTCGGGATCGCGCTCCTGAACGGCGCGAGCGGCGCAGTCGAGGGCACCGCCGGATCGTTCGCGGGGTACATCACCGTCTGGGTGGTCTGCGGCGTCACCGCACTCGTCGCGGCCGCCATTCTCGTCTTCGTGCCGAAGGAGGCGTTCACCGACCGGACGGATGCCGAGGCGGTGACCGCCCCGGTGGTCTGA